The following are encoded in a window of Lynx canadensis isolate LIC74 chromosome B1, mLynCan4.pri.v2, whole genome shotgun sequence genomic DNA:
- the GRSF1 gene encoding G-rich sequence factor 1 isoform X1: MAGTRWVLGALLRGCGCNCSSCRRTGAACLPFYSAAGSFPSGVSGRRRLLLLLGAAAAAASHTRGLQTGPAPAGRLAGPPPAAASAAAAAAASYPALRAPLLPQSLAAAAGPARSYSQESKTTYLEDLPPLPEYELASSKLGEEVDDVYLIRAQGLPWSCTIEDVVNFFSDCRIRNGENGIHFLLNRDGKRRGDALIEMESEQDVQKALEKHRMYMGQRYVEVYEINNEDVDALMKSLQVKSSPAVNDGVVRLRGLPYSCNEKDIVDFFAGLNIVDITFVMDYRGRRKTGEAYVQFEEPEMANQALLKHREEIGNRYIEIFPSRRNEVRTHVGSHKGKKMTSPTAKYITEPEMVFEEHEVNEDIRPMTAFESEKEIELPKEMSEKLPEAVDFGTPSSLHFVHMRGLPFQANAQDIINFFAPLKPVRITMEYSSNGKATGEADVHFDTHEDAVAAMLKDRSHVHHRYIELFLNSCPKGK; this comes from the exons ATGGCCGGGACGCGCTGGGTGCTCGGGGCGCTGCTCCGGGGCTGCGGCTGCAACTGCAGCAGCTGTCGGCGCACCGGCGCCGCCTGCCTGCCCTTCTACTCGGCCGCCGGCTCCTTCCCCTCGGGCGTATCGGGCCGTCGCCGCCTGCTGTTGCTGCTCGGggcggccgcggccgccgcctctCACACGCGGGGCCTCCAGACCGGGCCTGCGCCCGCCGGGAGGCTGGCGGGGCCACCCCCCGcggccgcctccgccgccgccgcggccgcggCCTCTTACCCGGCCCTGCGTGCCCCTCTGCTGCCGCAGTCGCTGGCGGCGGCCGCGGGCCCGGCGCGGAGCTACAGCCAG GAGTCCAAAACAACCTACCTGGAAGACCTTCCACCTCTCCCTGAGTATGAATTGGCTTCATCCAAGTTAGGAGAAGAAGTGGATGATGTTTATCTCATTCGAGCTCAAGGATTGCCGTGGTCGTGCACTATAGAAGATGTGGTTAACTTTTTCTCag ACTGCAGAATTCGCAATGGTGAGAATGGAATACACTTCCTCTTAAATAGAGATGGGAAACGAAGGGGTGATGCCTTAATTGAAATGGAGTCAGAGCAGGATGTGCAAAAAGCCTTAGAAAAGCATCGCATGTACATGGGACAGCGGTATGTGGAAG TTTATGAGATAAACAATGAAGATGTAGACGCCTTAATGAAGAGCCTGCAGGTCAAATCTTCACCTGCGGTAAATGATGGTGTGGTTCGTTTGAGAGGACTTCCTTATAGTTGCAATGAAAAAGACATTGTAGACTTCTTTGCAG GACTGAATATAGTAGACATCACCTTTGTCATGGActacagagggagaagaaaaacaggagaagCCTATGTGCAGTTTGAAGAACCAGAAATGGCCAACCAAGCCCTCTTGAAACACAGGGAAGAAATTGGTAACCG atatatagagatatttCCAAGCAGAAGAAATGAAGTCCGAACACATGTTGGTTctcataagggaaagaaaatgacatcTCCTACTGCTAAGTATATAACTGAGCCAGAAATGGTCTTTGAAGAACATGAAGTAAATGAGGATATTCGACCCATGACAGCTTTCGAAAGTGAGAAGGAAATAG AATTGCCTAAGGAGATGTCCGAAAAGCTTCCAGAGGCTGTTGATTTTGGAACCCCATCTTCACTACATTTTGTCCACATGAGAGGATTGCCTTTCCAAGCTAATGCTCAAGACATTATAAAC ttttttgCTCCACTGAAGCCTGTTAGGATCACCATGGAATACAGTTCCAATGGGAAGGCCACTGGAGAAGCCGATGTGCACTTCGATACCCATGAGGATGCTGTTGCAGCTATGCTCAAGGATCGGTCCCATGTTC ACCATAGGTATATTGAATTGTTCCTGAATTCATGTCCAAAGGGAAAATAA
- the GRSF1 gene encoding G-rich sequence factor 1 isoform X2 codes for MESKTTYLEDLPPLPEYELASSKLGEEVDDVYLIRAQGLPWSCTIEDVVNFFSDCRIRNGENGIHFLLNRDGKRRGDALIEMESEQDVQKALEKHRMYMGQRYVEVYEINNEDVDALMKSLQVKSSPAVNDGVVRLRGLPYSCNEKDIVDFFAGLNIVDITFVMDYRGRRKTGEAYVQFEEPEMANQALLKHREEIGNRYIEIFPSRRNEVRTHVGSHKGKKMTSPTAKYITEPEMVFEEHEVNEDIRPMTAFESEKEIELPKEMSEKLPEAVDFGTPSSLHFVHMRGLPFQANAQDIINFFAPLKPVRITMEYSSNGKATGEADVHFDTHEDAVAAMLKDRSHVHHRYIELFLNSCPKGK; via the exons ATG GAGTCCAAAACAACCTACCTGGAAGACCTTCCACCTCTCCCTGAGTATGAATTGGCTTCATCCAAGTTAGGAGAAGAAGTGGATGATGTTTATCTCATTCGAGCTCAAGGATTGCCGTGGTCGTGCACTATAGAAGATGTGGTTAACTTTTTCTCag ACTGCAGAATTCGCAATGGTGAGAATGGAATACACTTCCTCTTAAATAGAGATGGGAAACGAAGGGGTGATGCCTTAATTGAAATGGAGTCAGAGCAGGATGTGCAAAAAGCCTTAGAAAAGCATCGCATGTACATGGGACAGCGGTATGTGGAAG TTTATGAGATAAACAATGAAGATGTAGACGCCTTAATGAAGAGCCTGCAGGTCAAATCTTCACCTGCGGTAAATGATGGTGTGGTTCGTTTGAGAGGACTTCCTTATAGTTGCAATGAAAAAGACATTGTAGACTTCTTTGCAG GACTGAATATAGTAGACATCACCTTTGTCATGGActacagagggagaagaaaaacaggagaagCCTATGTGCAGTTTGAAGAACCAGAAATGGCCAACCAAGCCCTCTTGAAACACAGGGAAGAAATTGGTAACCG atatatagagatatttCCAAGCAGAAGAAATGAAGTCCGAACACATGTTGGTTctcataagggaaagaaaatgacatcTCCTACTGCTAAGTATATAACTGAGCCAGAAATGGTCTTTGAAGAACATGAAGTAAATGAGGATATTCGACCCATGACAGCTTTCGAAAGTGAGAAGGAAATAG AATTGCCTAAGGAGATGTCCGAAAAGCTTCCAGAGGCTGTTGATTTTGGAACCCCATCTTCACTACATTTTGTCCACATGAGAGGATTGCCTTTCCAAGCTAATGCTCAAGACATTATAAAC ttttttgCTCCACTGAAGCCTGTTAGGATCACCATGGAATACAGTTCCAATGGGAAGGCCACTGGAGAAGCCGATGTGCACTTCGATACCCATGAGGATGCTGTTGCAGCTATGCTCAAGGATCGGTCCCATGTTC ACCATAGGTATATTGAATTGTTCCTGAATTCATGTCCAAAGGGAAAATAA